In the genome of Populus trichocarpa isolate Nisqually-1 chromosome 6, P.trichocarpa_v4.1, whole genome shotgun sequence, one region contains:
- the LOC7487292 gene encoding mitochondrial uncoupling protein 1 isoform X1 has product MVADSKGKSDISFAGTFASSAFAACLAEICTIPLDTAKVRLQLQKSAVAGDGLALPKYRGMLGTVATIAREEGLSALWKGIVPGLHRQCVFGGLRIGLYEPVKNYYVGSDFVGDVPLTKKILAALTTGAIGITVANPTDLVKVRLQAEGKLPPGVPRRYSGALNAYSTIVRQEGVRALWTGIGPNVARNAIINAAELASYDQVKQTILKIPGFTDNIVTHLFAGLGAGFFAVCIGSPVDVVKSRMMGDSAYKSTLDCFIKTLKNDGPLAFYKGFIPNFGRLGSWNVIMFLTLEQAKKFVRNLESS; this is encoded by the exons ATGGTGGCCGATTCCAAAGGTAAATCCGATATCTCCTTCGCCGGAACTTTTGCCAGTAGTGCTTTTGCCGCTTGTTTGGCTGAG ATATGCACAATTCCGTTGGACACTGCAAAGGTTAGGCTGCAGTTACAAAAGTCGGCTGTTGCAGGGGATGGATTGGCCTTGCCAAAATACAGGGGTATGTTGGGCACGGTTGCTACCATTGCTAGGGAAGAAGGGTTGTCAGCGCTTTGGAAAGGAATTGTACCTGGATTGCATCGACAATGTGTTTTTGGAGGGTTAAGAATTGGGTTATACGAGCCG GTTAAGAACTATTATGTGGGCAGTGACTTTGTTGGAGATGTTCCTTTGACCAAGAAGATTCTTGCTGCACTTACTACTG GTGCCATTGGAATCACTGTGGCAAATCCAACTGATCTTGTGAAAGTTAGACTTCAGGCTGAAGGGAAATTACCACCTGGTGTACCAAGGCGCTATTCTGGAGCTTTGAATGCATACTCAACGATTGTGAGACAG GAAGGAGTTCGGGCGCTCTGGACTGGGATTGGACCCAATGTAGCAAGAAATGCTATTATAAATGCTGCCGAACTGGCCAGCTATGATCAAGTGAAGCAG acaattttgaaaattcCTGGATTCACAGATAATATTGTCACTCATCTTTTTGCTGGTCTGGGAGCTGGTTTTTTCGCTGTTTGTATCGGTTCCCCAGTTGATGTG GTCAAGTCGAGAATGATGGGAGATTCTGCATACAAAAGCACACTTGATTGTTTCATCAAGACTTTGAAGAATGAT GGCCCGCTCGCTTTCTATAAGGGCTTTATTCCAAATTTTGGAAGGCTGGGATCTTGGAATGTGATAATGTTTCTAACTTTAGAGCAG GCAAAGAAATTTGTCAGAAACTTGGAATCATCTTGA
- the LOC7487292 gene encoding mitochondrial uncoupling protein 1 isoform X2: MLGTVATIAREEGLSALWKGIVPGLHRQCVFGGLRIGLYEPVKNYYVGSDFVGDVPLTKKILAALTTGAIGITVANPTDLVKVRLQAEGKLPPGVPRRYSGALNAYSTIVRQEGVRALWTGIGPNVARNAIINAAELASYDQVKQTILKIPGFTDNIVTHLFAGLGAGFFAVCIGSPVDVVKSRMMGDSAYKSTLDCFIKTLKNDGPLAFYKGFIPNFGRLGSWNVIMFLTLEQAKKFVRNLESS; encoded by the exons ATGTTGGGCACGGTTGCTACCATTGCTAGGGAAGAAGGGTTGTCAGCGCTTTGGAAAGGAATTGTACCTGGATTGCATCGACAATGTGTTTTTGGAGGGTTAAGAATTGGGTTATACGAGCCG GTTAAGAACTATTATGTGGGCAGTGACTTTGTTGGAGATGTTCCTTTGACCAAGAAGATTCTTGCTGCACTTACTACTG GTGCCATTGGAATCACTGTGGCAAATCCAACTGATCTTGTGAAAGTTAGACTTCAGGCTGAAGGGAAATTACCACCTGGTGTACCAAGGCGCTATTCTGGAGCTTTGAATGCATACTCAACGATTGTGAGACAG GAAGGAGTTCGGGCGCTCTGGACTGGGATTGGACCCAATGTAGCAAGAAATGCTATTATAAATGCTGCCGAACTGGCCAGCTATGATCAAGTGAAGCAG acaattttgaaaattcCTGGATTCACAGATAATATTGTCACTCATCTTTTTGCTGGTCTGGGAGCTGGTTTTTTCGCTGTTTGTATCGGTTCCCCAGTTGATGTG GTCAAGTCGAGAATGATGGGAGATTCTGCATACAAAAGCACACTTGATTGTTTCATCAAGACTTTGAAGAATGAT GGCCCGCTCGCTTTCTATAAGGGCTTTATTCCAAATTTTGGAAGGCTGGGATCTTGGAATGTGATAATGTTTCTAACTTTAGAGCAG GCAAAGAAATTTGTCAGAAACTTGGAATCATCTTGA
- the LOC7468036 gene encoding E3 ubiquitin-protein ligase HAKAI homolog encodes MLIRLSKPSSETGGGGAAGGGGGAVVKPSTAETVTVACPDHLVLADLPVAKGIGSATAATIVKTVGRRSRRQLGERVHFCVRCDFPIAIYGRLSPCEHAFCLDCARSDSICYLCDERIQKIQTIKMMEGIFICAAPHCLKSFLKSSEFEAHIHDSHADLLQPNAVKDEGNEYEVQSTKQPTASDSTVRAPPRPVISPGSSSQLLDFEDKARRQQPREPLQRPMMSKPPYFGQAQNYLLEPQLNNNHPPGFDRPGQQSHFQQITQGHPQQESSQFADKQQGMVSETPMPEYPPMHSIQPPNFVVPMNSNPLLTPQFGLPPFQTEGAQPFYVAPYEMGQMARPDSAPDGGAEQGSLLGFPPGPAGGMNFMANYSQPWNSGPAPGSQGIPDAFANSSDSQGNIAFYQGDYGRNPGILPMVPPPPPTANKGMEAIHAGNMDHRDGKGILAPQPFKHPPPPPPPLPHASQSKRGKYYSGDMGHEGPDFGWQHENRDGFGSGQE; translated from the exons ATGCTGATTCGACTTAGCAAGCCATCATCAGAAACTGGTGGCGGCGGTGCtgctggtggtggaggagggGCGGTCGTGAAACCCTCAACGGCAGAAACAGTGACGGTTGCTTGCCCAGACCACCTTGTACTTGCTGACCTTCCCGTAGCAAAAGGCATTGGGAGTGCAACCGCTGCTACCATTGTCAAGACTGTGGGCCGCAGATCGCGGCGTCAGCTTGGCGAGCGAGTCCATTTTTGCGTCCGCTGTGATTTCCCAATTGCCATCTACGGTCGCCTg AGTCCTTGCGAGCATGCTTTCTGTCTTGATTGTGCTAGGAGCGATTCAATATGCTATCT TTGTGATGAACGTATTCAGAAGATTCAGACAATCAAAATGATGGAGGGGATCTTCATCTGTGCAGCTCCTCATTGTCTTAAGTCTTTCCTGAAGAGTTCTGAGTTTGAAGCTCATATTCATGATAGCCATGCTGACCTTCTACAACCAAATGCAGTGAAAGATGAGGGCAACGAGTATGAAGTTCAGAGTACTAAACAACCAACAGCATCAGATTCCACTGTTCGAGCTCCTCCAAGGCCAGTTATTTCACCTGGTTCAAGTTCTCAGCTTCTTGATTTTGAAGACAAAGCTCGTCGGCAGCAGCCTAGAGAACCACTACAAAGGCCAATGATGTCAAAACCGCCATATTTTGGGCAAGCCCAAAATTACCTATTGGAGCCTCAGCTAAATAATAACCATCCTCCAGGGTTTGACCGACCTGGCCAACAGAGTCATTTTCAACAGATCACACAGGGTCATCCACAGCAAGAATCCAGCCAGTTTGCAGACAAGCAACAGGGAATGGTATCTGAGACCCCCATGCCTGAATACCCGCCTATGCATTCCATTCAACCACCAAACTTTGTTGTGCCAATGAATTCGAATCCTCTATTAACTCCTCAATTTGGTCTTCCTCCTTTCCAAACTGAGGGAGCTCAGCCATTCTATGTTGCACCCTATGAGATGGGCCAGATGGCCAGGCCAGATTCAGCACCAGATGGTGGAGCAGAACAAGGGTCTTTGTTGGGCTTCCCACCAGGCCCAGCAGGTGGTATGAATTTCATGGCAAATTATTCTCAGCCCTGGAATTCTGGACCAGCACCAGGGAGCCAGGGAATTCCTGATGCTTTTGCAAACTCGTCAGATTCTCAGGGAAATATTGCATTTTATCAAGGAGACTATGGACGAAATCCAGGAATTCTACCAATGGTCCCTCCTCCCCCACCCACTGCCAACAAGGGGATGGAAGCTATACATGCTGGTAATATGGATCATCGAGATGGCAAAGGTATATTGGCACCACAGCCCTTTAAACATCCACCACCACCTCCGCCTCCCTTGCCTCATGCATCACAGTCCAAACGGGGTAAATATTATTCTGGGGATATGGGCCATGAGGGACCTGATTTTGGATGGCAGCATGAGAACCGTGATGGTTTTGGAAGTGGGCAAGAGTAg